From the genome of Alcanivorax sp.:
CGCTGTTACGCAGCATGTTGGTCGCCACCAGCAGGCCGATGTACACACCCAGGGTCAGGAAGACGTTGATGAAGCCGATGTTGTTGGCCATGGCAAACCAGGACGCACCGGTGGCCACGATCAGGGACAGCCCCAGCAGCATGTAGGTGTTCTTCAGTACCTGGGCTGCGCGCTCCCCGGTCACGGCCATACCGTGCTGCTGGGGGCTGGAATAGGGGTTGGTCTGGTTGTTCATAGTCTCGATCATCCTTTTGAATGGTACCTGTGATGATAAGGGCGCCCGCGCCAAAATCAAGGGAAACCGGTACAGCTAAGCCCCTGTTTTTCTAGGGGTAATGCTTTTGTTTGGTGGAACACCAAAATTAATGCTTTGTGACCCGAATCTCGGGACTGGAAACGGATATTTAATACTATATTCGTAGTCTTGAGGGGGCTAAATCACAATGACAACATTATCCATCGCTCCACGTGAGGAGCAGATAGAGCTGCAGGGGGTCTCCGGGACGCTGGACCCGGCACAATTTGTGGCCATTCCTGAAGAGGGCGACCGCAAGGTCGAATTCGTCTTTGCCCCTGGGCGTGGCGGGGCCTGCAGCCTGACCCTGTTTAATCATCGCTATGTGGAATACCGGCGGTCCGGCCGCAGGGGGCGCTGTGCAGTGTTTAATTTGGCCTTTGTTGATCCCCAGCCAGTCCATGACGTGAACCGGGCAGCCGTGCAGTGGTGTCTATGCATATTGGGGGTGATTGCAGTAGTTGCCGGAGCGGCCTACGGGATGTGGCCGGCTGCCGTTGCTGGAGCGGGGTTGGCAGTGGTATTCGCTGTGATAGCGCGTGGCCAACAGCACAATCGCTGGACCTATTACAGTCGTCACGGACGCATTGCCCTGTTCGAGCTGAATCAGACCCGGTCAGATGAAGACCGGTTGCAGAAGCTCATCGGCATTCTGGCCAGGCGTAGTCAACTGGCCTGGGGAAGCCTCCCTCCTGGGAAGGAAAGGCTGGCCGTCGAAGTGGCAGAGCATCGCCGCCTGATGGACAGTGCGACCATCAGCCAGGCACGTTATGAGCGCGCCAAGCGCAGAATATTCGGCCGCTACAAAGGTTGAACGGGGCCCGGTGATCAAGATTCCAGCAGTTATTGAACATCGGTACGTCGGGTCGTTGACTGGCCAACGTGCTCATGTATTATTGCTGGCCTGTCAGGAGGGGTGGCAGAGTGGCCGAATGCACCGGTCTTGAAAACCGGCGACGGGAGACCGTCCGTGGGTTCAAATCCCACCCCCTCCGCCATACAAAAAGCCCGCGCTCATTGAGCGCGGGTTTTTTTTGGCCGCTCTGCGGCCGCAGCATGCATCCCGCATCACGCATCACGCTAAAAGATGAAAGGCGTTGTTCACCACAGAGAGCACAGAGTTCACTGAGAAACCCCGCTTTCCTCGGTGCACTCTGTGCTCTCTGTGGTGAAACTGTTTTTGATCCTGCTTTAGCTTATGGCTGGGACAGCATTTTCGAGAATAGCCTGATCGCCGCCATCCCCTGAACATCATCTTCCTGCAAAGGGATCCTCAGGGTGTGAAAGCTGCTGAACAGGGTGTTGATTTCGTCAAGATGACGTTGTTGGGTTTTCAGTCGGGCGGCGAAGAAGGCGCCGTCTACGTGGTCGGGGAGTACCCGGTTGAGAATGATGCCCGAAACCGGAATGCCGGACTCCGTAAGGCTGTCCACGGCGCGGCGGGTTTCCAGTATGGGCAGTTTTTCCGGGGTCATCACAAACAGGAATCCGGTCTTGTCCGCATCGGATAACTGACGCCGGGCGCGATGGAACAGGCGCTGGCGCGCCAGCAGCGTATCGGCAATCTGCTGGCTTCTCGGATCCAGATCCTGGTTGGCATGTGTCGCTGGGTCTTGCAGGGGGCTGTCCAGATCCTTGCCGGGGCTGAGATGGTCCAGCACTTTGCCCAGTTGCTGTGCCTTGTGATTGTGCTTGAGCAGCCCGCTGGTCCAGGCGGCCATGACTTCCGGCAGGCTCAGTAGCCGCAGGGTATGGCCCGTGGGGGCAGTGTCGAAGATGACCAGGTCGTATTCCCGGGTTTCCTGATCAATTATCTGTGACAGCCGTTCCAGCAGGGCAGCTTCCTGGGCACCGGGTGACTGCCGGCTGAGCCTGAGCTGCTTCTCCAGTTCACGAAACTGGTCCGGACCGGCAAACCGCCGCATTTGGCTGCTTACCTTGTCCAGATAACGTTCCACTTCCTCATCAGGATCCAGCTCCATGGCATAGAGATTGGATTCCATGCAGCGCACCCGGTTACCAATGGAGCAACCGAAGGCATCACCAAGGCTGTGGGCGGGATCCGTTGAAACAAGCAGCACCTTACGGTCCATCTGCGCAGCGCGGCAGGCAATGGCGGCAGAAGTGGTGGTCTTGCCCACGCCGCCCTTGCCGCCCACCATCAACAGACGGTGGTTCTGTATCAGAGCATCGATATCAAGGGTGAGGGCGTTCATCGGCAGTATGGCCTGTTAACAGCAGCGGAAATGGTCAAGTGGCGAGCGTTCCATGCACATGCGGGTATGCCACTCATGGAACCGGTCCATGAGCAGCGGCTGTAATTCCAGCGTGCTCCATGCCGCCGGGTTGGGGATACCCATCATTTCCGAAAACACCAACAGCATGAACAGGTCTTCCTCGTCTCGCCGGGCACGGGCAATGGCCGCACGATAGGGCGCATTGTAGTACTGGGTGCCCAGCTCATTGAGCCGGCGCAACGCGCCCAGGATACGCCCGGCCATCAACCTTGCTCCGCTGGTTCCTGGCTGAAGGCTTTCCTGAGGGCAGCAGCACACTCCAGGGTAACCAGAAGGGCCGCTACCAGCACCACCAGATCCAGCCCCAGCAGGAACCAGTCCTGCTTGTCATAGAAGCTCTTGAGCTGAATCAGCAGCGCCAGCAGGGTCATTACAAGCAGGAAAACCAGTGGGCCCAGTGTATAAATGGCAGGGCGGCCACGGCGTACCAGCATGATGGTTATGACCAGCAGGGTAAGCCCGGCCAGCAGTTGGTTGGTGGTGCCAAATAATGGCCAGATCAGCAGGCCGCCGCTGCCATCGGCGCCGCCGGCACCGAAAGCCAGCAAAAGACAGGTGGCCACAGAAAGCAAGGTGGCGGGGAGCGGTCGGGTCAGCCATTTCTGCTGATAGATCTCGCCCCATTCCTGGAAAATATAGCGCTGCAGGCGCAGCCCGGTGTCCATGGTGGTCCCGGCGAACAGGGCAGCCATCACCGTGAGCAGGGTGGCTGCAACGCCTGCATCCATGCCCATACCGCCGGCAAGGATGGCCGCACCGCCATCCACAAAAGCGGTCAGGCTGCCCTGACCGAAAGCGGTGTAGACCGCCTGCCAGTCCGCCAGAGTGGCGAAACCGGCGGTGGCTGCAATGATGGCCGCCAGCGCCAGTGACCCTTCGCCCACCGCGCCGAAATAACCCACAAAGCGGGCATCGGTTTCCTGGTTAAGCTGTTTGGAGCTGGTGCCGGACGCGACCAGGCCATGAAAGCCGGAAATGGCACCGCAGGCGATGGTCACGAAGAGCAGAGGGAGCAGTGAGGGCGTGCCAGCCGGCACATCCACATTGATCATGGGGGCGACCACGGTGGGGTTGCCAATCAGCACGGCGCCATAAAGCAGAATCAGGCCCACGAACAGCTGCAGGCCGTTGATGTAG
Proteins encoded in this window:
- a CDS encoding ArsA family ATPase — translated: MNALTLDIDALIQNHRLLMVGGKGGVGKTTTSAAIACRAAQMDRKVLLVSTDPAHSLGDAFGCSIGNRVRCMESNLYAMELDPDEEVERYLDKVSSQMRRFAGPDQFRELEKQLRLSRQSPGAQEAALLERLSQIIDQETREYDLVIFDTAPTGHTLRLLSLPEVMAAWTSGLLKHNHKAQQLGKVLDHLSPGKDLDSPLQDPATHANQDLDPRSQQIADTLLARQRLFHRARRQLSDADKTGFLFVMTPEKLPILETRRAVDSLTESGIPVSGIILNRVLPDHVDGAFFAARLKTQQRHLDEINTLFSSFHTLRIPLQEDDVQGMAAIRLFSKMLSQP
- a CDS encoding carbon starvation protein A → MSAIVLLLLGLGGMAAGYLFYSRFIADRIFRLDPNFRTPAHEYEDGVDFVPTNRYVLWGHHFTSVAGAAPIVGPAIAVIWGWLPAFVWVVLGTIFFAGVHDSGALWASVRNRAKSVGALTGEVVGHRARTIFMIVIFLVLLMVNAVFGVVIANLLINNPGAVVPVWGAIAVALIIGQLIYRRIIGLGVVSVVGVLALYSLIYIGPQVPVALPDQVMGLSASASWILLLFAYAAIASLLPVWVLLQPRDYINGLQLFVGLILLYGAVLIGNPTVVAPMINVDVPAGTPSLLPLLFVTIACGAISGFHGLVASGTSSKQLNQETDARFVGYFGAVGEGSLALAAIIAATAGFATLADWQAVYTAFGQGSLTAFVDGGAAILAGGMGMDAGVAATLLTVMAALFAGTTMDTGLRLQRYIFQEWGEIYQQKWLTRPLPATLLSVATCLLLAFGAGGADGSGGLLIWPLFGTTNQLLAGLTLLVITIMLVRRGRPAIYTLGPLVFLLVMTLLALLIQLKSFYDKQDWFLLGLDLVVLVAALLVTLECAAALRKAFSQEPAEQG
- a CDS encoding cory-CC-star protein, which produces MAGRILGALRRLNELGTQYYNAPYRAAIARARRDEEDLFMLLVFSEMMGIPNPAAWSTLELQPLLMDRFHEWHTRMCMERSPLDHFRCC